The Mesobacillus jeotgali genome window below encodes:
- a CDS encoding C39 family peptidase: protein MNKKLLIRTLSLGGIFLATYLGAENLRSIENPTAETQSSVAPKITRTEEHSVTKTTADKKALENFINTEEKKMIEGVPHVSQLPELQRGCEVTSLTMLLQYEGISADKMTLAKQIHKIPFRDANYIRGNPYDGFVGDIYTFKKSGYGVYHGPVAKLAESYLPGKIMDITGQSIDAVYELIDSGSPVWVIINSTFAPLPESEFTVWKTNSGDVKITYREHSVLIVGYDEDSIYVNDPLASGGYKAVPRTSFEKAWVQMGSQAIGIDKQ, encoded by the coding sequence TTGAATAAAAAATTACTTATTAGAACACTATCCCTTGGAGGCATTTTCCTGGCTACCTACTTGGGAGCGGAGAATTTACGATCGATTGAAAATCCAACGGCAGAAACACAATCATCAGTTGCACCTAAAATCACCCGAACGGAAGAACATTCTGTGACCAAAACTACTGCTGATAAAAAAGCCCTGGAGAATTTCATCAATACTGAGGAGAAAAAAATGATCGAGGGGGTCCCGCACGTCAGTCAGCTCCCAGAATTACAGCGCGGTTGTGAAGTGACCAGCTTAACGATGCTTTTACAATATGAAGGAATCTCAGCCGATAAAATGACCCTGGCAAAGCAAATACATAAAATTCCTTTCCGAGACGCAAATTATATTCGTGGCAATCCGTATGATGGCTTTGTGGGGGACATCTATACCTTCAAAAAGTCTGGATATGGCGTATACCATGGTCCTGTAGCAAAGCTTGCAGAGAGCTATCTGCCCGGTAAAATCATGGATATTACTGGACAATCCATTGATGCAGTTTATGAATTGATTGACTCTGGATCTCCGGTATGGGTCATCATCAACTCCACCTTCGCGCCTCTTCCCGAATCGGAGTTTACCGTTTGGAAGACAAATAGCGGTGATGTAAAGATTACTTATAGAGAACACAGTGTCTTGATTGTCGGATATGACGAGGATTCCATTTACGTTAACGACCCTCTTGCCAGCGGCGGGTATAAAGCTGTACCGCGGACATCATTTGAAAAAGCATGGGTTCAAATGGGCAGCCAGGCAATTGGAATTGATAAACAATAG
- the trmL gene encoding tRNA (uridine(34)/cytosine(34)/5-carboxymethylaminomethyluridine(34)-2'-O)-methyltransferase TrmL, translating to MALHVVLYQPLIPANTGNIARTCAGTDTELHLIRPLGFSTDDKMLKRAGLDYWEHVKIHYYDSLEDFYQQNEGGEFFYVTKFGKKAHSDFDYSATEKDFFFIFGRETTGLPKEVIESNMETCLRLPMNENIRSLNLSNTAAILIYEALRQQDYRDLRKY from the coding sequence ATGGCATTGCATGTTGTATTATACCAGCCGCTCATTCCAGCAAACACTGGCAATATTGCGCGCACATGTGCTGGTACGGATACCGAGCTTCACTTAATCAGGCCGTTAGGGTTCTCGACGGATGACAAGATGTTGAAGAGGGCAGGTTTGGATTATTGGGAGCATGTGAAGATTCACTACTATGATTCGCTTGAGGATTTTTATCAACAGAACGAGGGTGGAGAATTCTTCTATGTGACCAAATTTGGAAAAAAGGCGCATTCCGATTTTGATTATAGTGCAACCGAAAAGGATTTCTTCTTTATTTTTGGCAGGGAGACAACAGGATTGCCAAAAGAAGTGATTGAGAGCAATATGGAAACATGCCTGAGGCTGCCTATGAATGAAAATATTCGTTCATTAAATCTGTCTAATACGGCCGCGATTTTGATTTATGAAGCGCTTAGACAGCAGGACTATCGCGATTTGCGTAAATACTAG
- a CDS encoding PrkA family serine protein kinase, which translates to MDILKKIEMYRQGEEKLKWEGTFREYLEIVKEQPWVAQSAHSRVYNMIKDAGIENDKSKKRYSFFNSQLFGLEEALERLVEEYFHPAAKRLDVRKRILLLMGPVSGGKSTLVTMLKRGLEAYSHTDRGAIYAIKGCPMHEDPLHMIPHHLRKDFYDEYGIRIEGNLSPLNMMRLEQEYGGRIEDVIVERIFFSEDKRTGIGTFSPSDPKSQDIADLTGSIDFSTIAEYGSESDPRAYRFDGELNKANRGMMEFQEMLKCDEKFLWHLLSLTQEGNFKAGRFALISADELIVAHTNETEYRSFISNKKNEALHSRIIVMPIPYNLKVSEEEKIYDKMIRESDVNDVHIAPHTLRVAAMFTILTRLKDPKKGDIDLIKKMRLYDGESVEGYNRADVEELKKEHQDEGMSGIDPRYVINRISSTIIRKEVKTINALDVLRSLKEGLDQHPSITAETRERYLNYISIARKEYDDIAKKEVQKAFVYSYEESAKTLMDNYLDNVEAYCNKAKMRDQLTGEEINPDEKLMRSIEEQIGISENAKKAFREEILIRISAYARKGKRFDYNSHDRLREAIQKKLFADLKDVVKITTSTKTPDETQLKKINNVVARLIDEHGYNSTSANELLRYVGSLLNR; encoded by the coding sequence ATGGATATTTTAAAAAAGATTGAAATGTATCGCCAGGGTGAAGAAAAGCTGAAATGGGAAGGGACGTTCAGGGAGTATCTTGAAATTGTGAAGGAACAGCCATGGGTTGCTCAATCGGCACATTCGCGTGTATATAATATGATCAAGGACGCAGGGATTGAAAATGATAAAAGCAAAAAGCGCTATTCCTTCTTCAATTCACAGTTATTCGGACTTGAAGAAGCATTGGAAAGACTAGTTGAGGAGTATTTTCATCCAGCTGCGAAAAGGCTCGATGTCAGAAAACGGATTCTATTGCTGATGGGACCAGTAAGCGGCGGTAAATCGACTCTGGTGACAATGCTGAAAAGGGGGCTGGAGGCGTATTCGCATACAGATAGAGGAGCAATTTATGCGATCAAAGGCTGCCCAATGCATGAAGACCCACTTCATATGATTCCACATCATTTGCGCAAAGATTTTTATGATGAATATGGCATCCGGATTGAAGGGAATTTATCGCCACTTAATATGATGAGGCTTGAACAGGAATATGGCGGCAGGATTGAAGATGTCATAGTGGAAAGAATTTTCTTCTCTGAAGATAAGCGGACAGGGATTGGCACATTCAGTCCTTCAGATCCGAAATCCCAGGATATTGCCGATTTGACAGGAAGCATCGATTTCTCCACAATTGCGGAATATGGTTCTGAATCTGATCCGCGTGCCTACCGTTTTGATGGAGAATTGAATAAGGCAAACCGCGGGATGATGGAGTTCCAGGAAATGCTGAAGTGTGATGAGAAATTCCTCTGGCATTTGCTGAGCCTGACGCAGGAGGGCAATTTCAAAGCAGGACGTTTCGCGCTTATCAGTGCCGACGAACTGATTGTTGCACACACGAACGAAACGGAATACCGCTCATTCATCTCCAATAAAAAGAATGAAGCCCTGCATTCACGGATTATCGTGATGCCGATTCCTTATAATTTAAAAGTGTCCGAAGAAGAGAAAATCTATGACAAGATGATTAGGGAAAGCGATGTAAACGATGTCCATATCGCGCCGCATACTCTGAGGGTGGCTGCGATGTTCACGATACTGACTCGCCTGAAGGATCCGAAAAAAGGCGATATTGACCTGATCAAGAAGATGAGGCTTTATGATGGCGAGAGTGTCGAAGGATACAATAGAGCTGATGTTGAGGAATTGAAAAAAGAGCATCAGGATGAAGGTATGAGTGGTATTGACCCTCGTTATGTCATTAATCGGATTTCCTCCACAATCATCAGGAAGGAAGTCAAAACGATTAATGCATTAGACGTCCTGAGATCACTAAAGGAAGGTCTTGATCAGCATCCATCAATTACGGCCGAGACAAGAGAGCGCTATTTGAACTATATTTCGATTGCCCGGAAAGAGTATGACGATATCGCCAAGAAGGAAGTACAAAAGGCATTTGTTTACTCTTATGAAGAGTCAGCCAAAACGCTTATGGATAATTACCTTGATAATGTTGAGGCGTATTGCAATAAGGCGAAAATGCGTGATCAGCTGACTGGTGAGGAAATCAATCCGGATGAGAAACTGATGCGCTCGATCGAAGAGCAGATCGGTATCTCCGAAAATGCGAAGAAAGCCTTCCGTGAAGAGATTTTGATCAGGATCTCTGCCTATGCGCGTAAAGGCAAGAGGTTCGATTACAACTCTCATGATCGCCTGCGTGAAGCAATCCAGAAAAAGCTCTTTGCTGACCTGAAGGATGTCGTCAAAATCACGACATCTACAAAGACACCTGATGAGACGCAGTTGAAGAAAATCAATAACGTAGTTGCGAGATTGATTGATGAGCATGGGTATAACTCTACCTCAGCAAATGAATTGCTGCGATATGTTGGAAGTCTGTTAAATAGATAG
- a CDS encoding amidase domain-containing protein, which yields MREQLQELLEQRVLQCVSMPRNQLHECPAIELKKQSFANRSAEIVKAKANGRVKEKVEEKENAAVLYEVHFQYLIKHRGLFYMEEEVEKRQAEFYKGVLVRDEKLKENQGSHDDREGILPAFAQREEEQERKGFRYDRLKAVQYAERWWNDFNPAYKKFEVDCTNYISQCLHQGGAPMRGYPNRSNGWWMQDDNWSFSWSVANAMRWHIPGSKLGLRGREVNSAEKLKLGDVICYDFEGDGRFDHTTIVTGHDADGMPLVNAHTYNSRMRYWAYEDSTAYTPNIKYKFFTITDDSEDN from the coding sequence ATGCGTGAACAACTGCAGGAACTTCTGGAACAGCGTGTCCTTCAATGTGTTTCCATGCCGCGAAATCAGCTGCACGAGTGTCCAGCTATAGAGCTGAAAAAACAAAGCTTTGCCAACAGGTCTGCTGAAATTGTAAAAGCAAAGGCAAATGGCAGGGTTAAAGAGAAGGTTGAAGAGAAGGAAAATGCTGCAGTGTTATATGAGGTGCACTTTCAATATTTAATTAAGCACCGTGGTTTATTTTACATGGAGGAAGAGGTAGAGAAAAGACAGGCTGAATTTTACAAGGGTGTGCTTGTGAGGGATGAAAAGCTTAAAGAGAACCAGGGTTCTCATGACGACAGAGAAGGGATATTGCCTGCTTTTGCTCAGAGGGAGGAAGAGCAGGAGAGGAAGGGTTTCAGATATGACAGGCTGAAGGCCGTTCAATATGCTGAAAGATGGTGGAATGATTTTAACCCTGCCTATAAGAAGTTCGAGGTCGACTGTACCAATTATATCTCTCAATGCCTGCATCAGGGCGGAGCGCCGATGCGAGGGTATCCTAACCGCAGCAATGGCTGGTGGATGCAGGATGATAATTGGAGCTTCAGCTGGTCTGTCGCCAATGCGATGCGCTGGCACATCCCAGGATCCAAGCTGGGCTTGAGGGGAAGAGAAGTGAACAGTGCAGAAAAGCTGAAGCTGGGAGATGTCATTTGCTATGATTTTGAGGGGGATGGACGTTTCGACCATACCACCATTGTGACAGGTCATGATGCTGATGGCATGCCGCTGGTCAATGCCCATACGTATAACAGCAGAATGAGATACTGGGCGTATGAGGATTCAACTGCCTATACCCCGAATATTAAATACAAGTTTTTTACGATTACAGATGATTCCGAGGATAATTAA
- a CDS encoding phenylalanine--tRNA ligase beta subunit-related protein translates to MEIQVSKTICDLVPGFSVGIIQYRDIQVDESPQMLKGRLQLFQESIYFDLLEKNVTDLEGIKEWRAIFKTTGKDPNRYRHSAEALYRRIAKQNYLQPIHSAIDLNNFFSLEYQIPIGVYDSDKLMGNVTIKIGKENEEYTGLNGRTNNMANLLISADEQGPFGSPFVDSERTAVTEKTTNALQIVYLRPSSSPESKQKMTESLMNMFIQIHGGSGTYRILGC, encoded by the coding sequence ATGGAAATTCAAGTTTCCAAGACAATATGTGATCTGGTTCCCGGGTTTTCAGTCGGGATCATCCAGTATAGAGACATCCAGGTTGACGAGTCTCCGCAAATGTTAAAAGGCAGGCTCCAGCTTTTCCAGGAATCTATTTACTTCGACCTTCTGGAAAAAAACGTAACCGATCTCGAAGGCATCAAAGAATGGCGTGCAATATTCAAAACAACTGGAAAGGATCCAAACCGCTATAGACACTCAGCGGAAGCCCTCTACCGCCGGATTGCAAAGCAGAATTATCTCCAACCTATACATAGTGCGATTGATTTAAATAATTTCTTCTCACTTGAATATCAAATACCAATTGGCGTTTATGACAGTGATAAGCTAATGGGGAATGTAACGATTAAAATAGGTAAAGAAAACGAAGAATACACAGGTTTGAATGGACGTACCAATAACATGGCCAACCTGCTGATCTCTGCGGATGAACAAGGACCATTTGGCAGCCCATTTGTCGATTCGGAAAGGACAGCCGTAACTGAAAAAACAACAAATGCCCTGCAAATCGTCTATTTAAGACCTTCTTCTTCCCCAGAAAGTAAGCAAAAAATGACTGAGTCACTCATGAACATGTTTATCCAAATCCATGGCGGATCAGGCACATATAGAATTTTGGGATGCTGA
- the nfsA gene encoding oxygen-insensitive NADPH nitroreductase, translating to MNQVVETILNHRSVRNFKNQALDREQIEVIVKSAQAASTSSFIQAYSIIGVTDQNKKDKLAEIAGNQAYVAANGHFFVFCADLHRHKVIAELEGTDLDDSIESTEKFMVALIDAALAAQNAAVAAESMGLGICYIGGIRNDLEAVKEVLKTPDHVIPLFGMAVGYPDQETDLKPRLPLEHVYMENEYQQDRALFEKQLDDYNAVTSQYYRERTGGKREDTWTGQMAKMLGRKSRMYMKGFVEKQNLNKK from the coding sequence ATGAACCAGGTAGTTGAAACAATTCTTAACCATCGCTCAGTAAGAAATTTTAAAAATCAGGCACTCGATCGTGAGCAGATCGAAGTCATTGTAAAGAGCGCGCAGGCGGCATCCACTTCAAGCTTCATCCAGGCCTATTCGATCATTGGGGTTACGGATCAAAATAAGAAGGACAAGCTGGCTGAAATTGCCGGGAACCAGGCTTATGTTGCGGCCAATGGACATTTCTTTGTGTTCTGCGCAGATCTCCATCGCCATAAGGTCATAGCGGAGTTGGAAGGTACAGATCTGGATGACTCGATAGAAAGCACAGAAAAATTCATGGTTGCCTTGATCGATGCAGCACTGGCGGCCCAGAATGCTGCTGTCGCAGCCGAATCTATGGGGCTAGGCATTTGCTATATTGGCGGGATACGCAATGATCTGGAAGCTGTGAAGGAAGTTTTGAAGACACCTGACCATGTAATCCCTCTATTCGGCATGGCAGTAGGCTATCCTGACCAGGAAACGGACCTGAAACCGCGCCTGCCGCTCGAGCATGTGTATATGGAAAATGAGTATCAGCAAGACCGGGCATTGTTTGAAAAGCAGCTCGACGATTATAATGCGGTTACTTCGCAATACTACCGTGAAAGAACAGGCGGAAAACGTGAGGACACCTGGACTGGCCAGATGGCAAAAATGCTTGGGCGGAAATCGAGGATGTACATGAAGGGGTTTGTAGAAAAACAGAATCTGAATAAAAAATAA
- the queG gene encoding tRNA epoxyqueuosine(34) reductase QueG produces MDTASLKNDIIAYSKTIGIDKIGFASPSAFEEMKVRLYRQQELQYQSGFEEKDIEKRTEPGLIFDRPKSIISIALAYPSKMKTKVVSKKGERRGIFCRASWGTDYHMVLRDRLKKLEDYIALKVPEARFKSMVDTGELVDRAVAERAGIGWSGKNCSIITPEFGSYVYLGEMITNIPFEPDTPMEDRCGSCNKCVDVCPTGALVQGGQLDAQKCIAFVTQTKGFLADEFREKLGNRLYGCDTCQTVCPENKGKDFHFHEEMEPDPEIAKPLLKPLLSISNREFKEKFGHVSGSWRGKKPIQRNAIIALAHYKDETAIPDLTMVMKNDPRPVLRGTAAWALGKIGGPEALEALKLASAVEMDEEVLNEINKGMEFYKDNSDSNITV; encoded by the coding sequence ATGGATACAGCAAGCCTGAAGAATGACATTATAGCTTACAGCAAAACGATTGGCATCGATAAAATTGGTTTTGCATCCCCATCTGCCTTTGAAGAGATGAAGGTCAGGTTATACAGGCAGCAGGAACTCCAATATCAATCCGGGTTCGAGGAAAAAGATATTGAGAAGAGAACAGAGCCTGGCCTGATTTTTGACCGTCCTAAATCCATCATTTCGATTGCTCTCGCTTATCCCTCTAAGATGAAGACGAAGGTTGTCAGCAAGAAGGGGGAACGGCGGGGTATCTTTTGCCGTGCTTCATGGGGGACAGACTATCACATGGTCCTCAGGGACAGACTGAAAAAACTGGAGGATTACATTGCTTTGAAGGTACCTGAAGCCAGGTTCAAGTCGATGGTCGACACAGGCGAACTTGTTGACAGGGCAGTAGCCGAGAGGGCAGGTATAGGGTGGAGCGGCAAGAACTGTTCAATCATTACACCGGAGTTCGGTTCATATGTTTATTTGGGTGAGATGATCACGAATATTCCGTTTGAACCCGACACACCAATGGAGGATCGTTGTGGCAGCTGCAATAAATGTGTGGATGTCTGTCCCACAGGCGCACTTGTACAGGGTGGGCAGCTGGATGCTCAAAAATGCATTGCATTCGTGACACAGACTAAGGGCTTTTTGGCAGACGAGTTCCGTGAAAAGCTTGGAAACCGCTTGTATGGCTGTGATACTTGCCAAACAGTTTGTCCTGAGAACAAAGGGAAGGATTTTCACTTCCATGAAGAAATGGAACCAGACCCTGAGATTGCGAAGCCGCTACTTAAACCTTTGCTAAGCATAAGCAATCGAGAGTTCAAAGAAAAGTTCGGACATGTATCTGGGTCATGGCGGGGGAAAAAGCCTATCCAGCGTAATGCAATTATTGCTCTTGCACATTATAAGGATGAAACGGCAATACCTGATTTGACCATGGTAATGAAGAATGACCCAAGACCTGTACTCAGAGGGACCGCAGCATGGGCGCTTGGCAAGATTGGCGGACCTGAGGCGTTGGAGGCTCTGAAGCTAGCTTCTGCTGTTGAGATGGATGAAGAAGTTCTAAATGAGATCAATAAGGGCATGGAGTTTTACAAAGATAACTCAGATTCGAATATAACTGTGTAG
- the yhbH gene encoding sporulation protein YhbH, with translation MTDESSHQFVISQEDWSLHRKGHDDQQRHQEKVQEAIKSNLPDLITEENIIMSNGRDVVKIPIRSLDEYKIRYNYDKNKHVGQGNGDSKVGDVVARDGSGQQQGPGKGQGAGDQAGEDYYEAEVSMMEIEEALFKELELPNLKKKEEQEHLVENIEFNDIRKTGLMGNIDKKRTMMSAYKRNAMTGKPSFHPIYKEDLKFKTWNEVVKPDSKAVVLAMMDTSGSMGLWEKYMARSFFFWMTRFLRSKYETVEIEFIAHHTEAKVVSEEDFFSKGESGGTICSSAYRKALELIDLKYNPSKFNIYPFHFSDGDNLTSDNARCVKLVEELMKVSNMFGYGEVNQYNRHSTLMSAYKNIKDENFRYYILKQKADVFHSMKSFFKKEENKLYA, from the coding sequence ATGACCGATGAAAGCAGTCACCAGTTTGTGATTTCCCAGGAAGATTGGTCCCTCCACCGCAAAGGACATGATGACCAGCAGCGCCATCAGGAAAAGGTGCAGGAAGCAATCAAGAGCAATCTGCCTGATTTGATCACTGAAGAGAATATTATCATGTCCAACGGCAGGGATGTCGTCAAGATTCCGATAAGGTCACTGGATGAATACAAAATCCGTTATAACTATGATAAGAACAAACACGTCGGCCAGGGGAACGGAGACAGTAAGGTAGGTGATGTCGTCGCCCGTGATGGCTCAGGGCAGCAGCAAGGTCCGGGAAAAGGGCAAGGCGCAGGGGACCAGGCCGGTGAAGATTATTATGAAGCAGAAGTATCGATGATGGAAATTGAAGAAGCGTTATTTAAGGAGCTGGAGCTTCCAAATCTGAAGAAGAAGGAAGAACAGGAGCATCTCGTTGAAAATATTGAATTCAACGATATCAGGAAGACTGGATTGATGGGCAATATTGACAAGAAGCGGACGATGATGTCTGCTTACAAGCGGAATGCGATGACCGGCAAGCCGTCCTTCCACCCTATTTACAAGGAGGACTTGAAGTTCAAGACCTGGAATGAGGTCGTGAAGCCAGATTCAAAGGCCGTTGTACTTGCGATGATGGATACGAGCGGAAGCATGGGACTGTGGGAAAAATACATGGCGAGAAGCTTTTTCTTCTGGATGACTCGCTTCCTTCGTTCCAAGTATGAAACAGTCGAAATTGAATTCATCGCTCACCATACAGAAGCAAAGGTAGTTTCCGAGGAAGACTTTTTCTCAAAAGGGGAAAGCGGAGGTACAATCTGTTCGTCCGCGTATCGAAAAGCATTAGAACTTATTGATTTAAAATATAACCCTAGCAAGTTTAATATTTATCCGTTCCATTTTTCCGATGGTGATAACCTGACCTCTGACAATGCCCGCTGTGTGAAGCTAGTAGAAGAGCTGATGAAGGTCTCCAATATGTTTGGCTATGGAGAAGTCAATCAGTACAACCGCCACTCGACCCTAATGTCCGCGTATAAAAACATTAAAGACGAAAACTTCCGTTACTATATCCTCAAGCAGAAAGCCGATGTATTCCACTCGATGAAAAGTTTTTTTAAAAAGGAAGAAAACAAATTGTATGCTTAA